In Prosthecomicrobium sp. N25, one DNA window encodes the following:
- the rmuC gene encoding DNA recombination protein RmuC yields MTRFVIHLGEIPVIATTSSRLRSRLVATIDLVTIELNELSMDIYLQYPVAATYAALAATAVALLAVLLIAGQSRRQKALLVSMSGLAGLLDEANATLRGLPDLFRGESRIGREEQRHNLAAHQQALEARLGTASQSQADQLSKFRIESGQGRTDLQAFLKTATDGFADSLARRLDDMRLTMREHGERLEKAQAEAREVQRTAIEMLVRTVEERLATSGKVLADQLGQMRQEATASGVALQAGIKLATDGFAEVQSQRLADASRTIKEFEERTTKDLAASREQVRLGLADMVVQLKGLIEQNEAKQEALRAALTAGLDQLRKENEGKLEQMRLTVDEKLQGTLEARLGESFKQVSERLEQVHKGLGEMQTLANGVGDLKRVLTNVKSRGGWGEVQLGVLLEDMLTPDQYARNVRIRPESGELVEFAVRLPGKEDDKPVFLPIDAKFPQDGYERLLAAQEGGLADEVEKAGAALERAIRLQARTICEKYVHPPHSTDFAIMYLPTEGLYAEVIRRPGLCADIQSTHRILLTGPTTLSALLTSLQMGFRTLAIEKRSSEVWQVLAAAKTEFKKYGEVWDKLGKQLETAQNTVSLAGRRTRAIERKLRSVETIEVPDGFFGDLIAAPDEDEDGGSERVTI; encoded by the coding sequence ATGACGCGCTTTGTCATCCACTTAGGCGAGATTCCGGTCATTGCGACAACGTCGAGCCGACTTCGGTCTCGACTCGTCGCGACGATCGACCTCGTCACAATTGAGTTGAATGAGCTGAGCATGGACATCTACCTTCAGTATCCTGTGGCGGCCACCTATGCCGCGCTCGCCGCGACGGCCGTGGCCCTCCTGGCCGTTCTCCTGATTGCTGGGCAGAGCCGAAGACAAAAGGCACTCCTGGTCAGCATGAGCGGCCTGGCTGGCCTGCTCGATGAGGCGAACGCCACGCTGCGGGGCCTGCCGGATCTCTTCCGGGGCGAGTCGCGGATCGGTCGCGAGGAGCAGCGCCACAATCTCGCGGCGCACCAGCAAGCGCTCGAGGCGCGCCTCGGGACCGCTAGCCAGTCGCAGGCGGACCAGCTCTCCAAATTCCGCATCGAATCCGGCCAGGGCCGGACGGATCTGCAAGCCTTCCTCAAGACGGCAACGGATGGTTTCGCGGACAGCTTGGCGCGCCGGCTCGATGACATGCGCCTCACGATGAGGGAGCACGGCGAGCGCCTGGAGAAGGCGCAGGCGGAAGCTCGCGAGGTTCAGCGGACGGCGATCGAGATGCTGGTGCGCACGGTCGAGGAGCGACTCGCGACCTCGGGCAAAGTTCTCGCCGACCAGCTCGGGCAGATGCGCCAGGAGGCGACCGCGAGCGGCGTCGCGCTTCAGGCCGGCATCAAACTCGCGACCGACGGCTTTGCGGAGGTGCAGTCGCAGCGGCTCGCCGATGCCAGCCGGACCATCAAGGAGTTCGAGGAGCGGACGACCAAGGATCTTGCCGCCTCGCGCGAGCAGGTGCGCCTCGGCCTCGCCGACATGGTCGTCCAGCTGAAGGGCCTCATCGAGCAGAACGAGGCCAAGCAGGAAGCGCTCCGCGCGGCATTGACGGCCGGTCTCGACCAGCTCCGCAAGGAGAACGAGGGCAAGCTGGAGCAGATGCGCCTCACCGTCGACGAGAAGCTGCAAGGGACGCTGGAAGCGAGACTAGGCGAGTCCTTCAAGCAGGTGAGCGAACGATTGGAGCAGGTCCACAAGGGCCTTGGCGAGATGCAGACCCTCGCCAACGGCGTCGGGGACCTCAAGCGCGTGCTCACCAATGTGAAATCGCGCGGCGGTTGGGGCGAGGTCCAGCTGGGCGTCCTGCTGGAGGACATGCTGACGCCGGACCAGTATGCCCGGAACGTCCGCATCCGGCCCGAGAGCGGGGAACTCGTGGAGTTCGCAGTCCGCCTTCCGGGCAAGGAGGACGACAAGCCGGTCTTCCTGCCGATCGACGCAAAGTTCCCGCAGGACGGCTACGAACGCCTCCTCGCCGCCCAGGAAGGCGGTCTCGCGGACGAGGTGGAGAAGGCCGGCGCGGCCCTGGAACGGGCGATCCGGTTGCAGGCACGCACGATTTGCGAGAAGTACGTCCACCCGCCCCATTCGACCGACTTCGCGATCATGTACCTACCGACGGAAGGGCTATACGCCGAGGTCATCCGACGGCCGGGCCTCTGCGCGGACATCCAGAGCACGCACCGCATTCTGCTGACCGGCCCGACCACGTTGTCGGCGCTCCTGACCAGCCTGCAGATGGGCTTCCGAACGCTCGCCATCGAGAAGCGCTCCAGCGAGGTCTGGCAGGTGCTGGCAGCGGCGAAAACCGAGTTCAAGAAGTACGGCGAGGTCTGGGACAAGCTCGGCAAGCAACTGGAGACAGCGCAGAACACCGTCTCCCTGGCCGGCCGCCGGACCCGTGCTATCGAACGCAAGCTCCGCAGCGTCGAGACGATAGAAGTGCCGGACGGCTTCTTCGGCGACCTCATCGCCGCGCCGGACGAGGACGAGGACGGGGGCTCGGAGCGCGTCACGATTTGA
- a CDS encoding helix-turn-helix transcriptional regulator — translation MSFAKADQLLELARMVGAHRMGVTLDDVIERFGCVLRTAQRMMSALEAVFPEVVASFDEDGRKRWRFEGGQVRELMSLTPEELAALDLAIAELRRSGSPIEARVLVRLQDKILALVPPKTMARLETDHEALLEAQGIIARPGPRPRIDDDVAAAVLEAVKRCVVLEIDYRSHGDSWAKPRRVVPYGILSGARRYLVARPVDDPDGPIRTYRLDAVAVARVGDVPFTRPEGFDLQAFANRAFGVYQNEAEYGPVAWRFRPEAADQARGYLFHPEQVLEDEPDGSLVVRFHASGHLEMCWHLYAWGDRVEVLEPAALRRMVDGYRRSDFAAMP, via the coding sequence ATGTCGTTCGCGAAGGCGGATCAGTTGCTGGAGCTTGCGCGCATGGTCGGGGCCCACCGGATGGGCGTAACGCTCGACGATGTCATCGAGCGGTTCGGCTGCGTTCTCAGGACGGCGCAGCGGATGATGAGTGCCCTCGAAGCGGTATTCCCGGAGGTCGTGGCCTCCTTCGACGAGGATGGCCGAAAGCGCTGGCGCTTCGAGGGCGGGCAGGTCCGCGAGCTGATGTCACTGACGCCGGAGGAACTCGCCGCGCTGGACCTCGCCATCGCCGAACTGCGCCGGTCCGGATCGCCGATCGAAGCGCGCGTGCTGGTGCGCCTTCAGGACAAGATCCTGGCGCTCGTGCCGCCGAAGACCATGGCGCGGCTGGAGACCGACCACGAGGCACTTCTCGAAGCGCAGGGAATCATAGCGCGGCCGGGCCCTCGGCCGAGGATTGACGACGACGTCGCTGCCGCTGTGCTGGAGGCAGTGAAGCGCTGCGTCGTGCTGGAGATCGACTACCGCTCCCACGGCGATTCCTGGGCCAAGCCGCGCCGCGTCGTGCCCTACGGGATCCTCTCTGGCGCGCGCCGCTACCTCGTCGCGCGGCCGGTCGACGACCCTGACGGCCCGATCCGCACCTACCGTCTTGACGCCGTCGCGGTCGCGCGTGTCGGGGACGTCCCTTTCACGCGGCCCGAAGGCTTCGATCTCCAGGCCTTCGCCAACCGGGCCTTTGGCGTGTACCAGAACGAGGCCGAATACGGCCCTGTCGCCTGGCGCTTCCGGCCGGAAGCCGCCGACCAGGCCCGCGGCTATCTCTTTCACCCCGAGCAGGTCCTTGAGGACGAGCCTGACGGCTCCCTCGTCGTCCGCTTCCACGCGTCGGGGCATCTGGAGATGTGCTGGCACCTCTACGCCTGGGGCGACCGGGTCGAGGTGCTCGAACCCGCGGCCCTCCGCCGGATGGTGGATGGCTACCGACGCAGCGATTTTGCCGCAATGCCGTAA